One genomic segment of Stigmatella erecta includes these proteins:
- a CDS encoding AMIN domain-containing protein, whose translation MKAYAVAVLGWVLLPLFAFAQEKAALNAITRVAVNGGVVEIAGSQKPNFTTFTMTDPPRLVIDISGAVLSGVPEEIPARGGGVTGLRTANYGSEATSVARVLIGYERDVETDIQVSGNVLTVKVLEEGGPAVAQARPVEGDPAPTAEGTAPETQAGTTPPANAQAQREAQEQAAREAQANAQAEEARRQAQETAAATAAAEKQRQQETERVQAEAKRQAEAEAKQRETAQAEARKAAEAEEKQRQAQEAQAKRQAEAEAKQRAQEDARAQAEARKTAQAEEKRRQAEEAQAKREAEAEAKQRAQEDARAQAEARKTAQAEERRRQEEVRAARVASAEPPARPVEREPVATPGISARRKTLEIVGFQQRASSSRVYIRTNERVQYKVSQSDREIILELENTQIGKGNNTRALDTSFFDTAVARVDPVAGPDRSVRVSIRLKEPVSVQTRQEGNTISLEFPR comes from the coding sequence ATGAAGGCCTATGCGGTGGCCGTGCTGGGCTGGGTGTTGCTGCCCCTGTTCGCGTTCGCGCAGGAGAAGGCGGCACTGAACGCCATCACCCGGGTGGCGGTGAACGGCGGCGTGGTGGAGATCGCCGGCAGCCAGAAGCCGAACTTCACCACCTTCACCATGACGGACCCGCCGCGGCTCGTCATCGACATCTCGGGCGCGGTGCTCTCCGGTGTCCCCGAGGAGATTCCGGCCCGGGGCGGTGGGGTGACGGGGCTGCGCACGGCCAACTACGGCTCGGAGGCGACCTCCGTGGCCCGGGTGCTGATCGGCTACGAGCGGGACGTGGAGACGGACATCCAGGTGTCCGGCAATGTCCTCACCGTCAAGGTGCTGGAGGAGGGCGGCCCGGCCGTGGCCCAGGCCCGGCCGGTCGAGGGCGATCCGGCGCCCACCGCGGAGGGGACCGCCCCGGAGACGCAGGCTGGCACAACGCCCCCGGCCAACGCGCAGGCCCAGCGCGAGGCGCAGGAGCAGGCCGCACGCGAGGCCCAGGCCAATGCGCAGGCCGAGGAGGCCCGGCGGCAGGCTCAGGAGACCGCCGCGGCTACCGCCGCCGCCGAGAAACAGCGGCAGCAGGAAACCGAGCGGGTGCAGGCGGAGGCCAAGCGGCAGGCCGAGGCCGAAGCCAAGCAGCGGGAGACGGCCCAGGCCGAGGCCCGCAAGGCCGCCGAGGCCGAGGAGAAGCAGCGTCAGGCGCAGGAAGCCCAGGCCAAGCGCCAGGCGGAAGCGGAGGCCAAGCAGCGCGCGCAGGAGGACGCGCGTGCCCAGGCCGAGGCGCGCAAGACAGCCCAGGCCGAGGAGAAGCGGCGCCAGGCCGAGGAGGCTCAGGCCAAGCGCGAGGCGGAGGCGGAGGCCAAGCAGCGCGCGCAGGAGGACGCGCGTGCCCAGGCCGAGGCGCGCAAGACGGCCCAGGCCGAGGAGCGGCGCCGGCAGGAAGAGGTGCGCGCGGCGCGGGTGGCCAGCGCCGAGCCTCCGGCTCGTCCGGTGGAGCGCGAGCCCGTGGCCACGCCGGGAATCTCCGCGCGGCGCAAGACGCTGGAGATTGTTGGCTTCCAACAGCGCGCTTCATCCTCGCGCGTGTACATCCGCACCAACGAGCGTGTTCAGTATAAGGTCTCGCAGAGCGACAGAGAGATCATCCTCGAGCTGGAGAACACGCAAATCGGCAAGGGCAACAACACCCGTGCGCTCGACACGTCCTTCTTCGATACCGCCGTTGCCCGCGTGGACCCCGTCGCGGGGCCGGACCGCTCCGTGCGCGTGTCCATCCGGCTCAAGGAGCCGGTGTCCGTCCAGACGCGCCAGGAGGGCAACACCATCTCGCTGGAGTTCCCCCGCTAG
- a CDS encoding alpha/beta fold hydrolase, with the protein MRLPEDWRVEASGPRIPTVDEVDFRALYQKTNYVVETADGWSLVMTRYRPVKQPFPQPLFGETLLLVHGFSQNRHAWTSGQFVKNLLFFGVDIHILELRGHGKSSIAFQRERAQRFRRPLPPDLNYGWDIDSYFLYDLPAAVSGVKRITRRDRIFYCGHSMGGMLGYGYAGIHDDFEGLITIGSPADLGRGFFLLKALALSAPALAGLVDMTLEGVNAQRKLSHLGLSALARGAGWVSRELGQRLSPRTQPNAASFQYVPVDAWLKYAEKQLARAEGHELYERLAARINRLSNPARVSAQDIRWLLREGGEREPRKVLEQFARWIRRGEMVCYRTDYDFKRGFSKIKIPMAIIFGDMDPLASVESTRSVYRAAQSEYLLWRPVKGNSHVELTMGHDIRQICYDIKNLIEYARTHRAHAPVLPRIR; encoded by the coding sequence ATGCGTCTCCCGGAAGATTGGAGAGTGGAGGCCTCGGGGCCGCGAATACCGACCGTCGACGAGGTCGACTTCCGGGCGCTGTATCAGAAGACGAATTACGTCGTTGAGACGGCCGATGGCTGGTCGCTGGTGATGACGCGGTACCGGCCGGTGAAGCAGCCCTTCCCGCAGCCGCTCTTTGGCGAGACGCTGCTCCTGGTCCACGGCTTCTCCCAGAACCGGCACGCCTGGACGAGCGGCCAGTTCGTCAAGAACCTGCTCTTCTTCGGCGTGGACATCCACATCCTGGAGCTGCGCGGCCACGGCAAGAGCTCCATCGCCTTCCAGCGCGAGCGCGCCCAGCGCTTCCGCCGGCCGCTGCCGCCGGATCTGAACTACGGCTGGGACATCGACAGCTACTTCCTCTACGACTTGCCCGCCGCCGTCTCGGGGGTCAAGCGCATCACCCGGCGGGACCGCATCTTCTACTGCGGCCACTCCATGGGCGGGATGCTCGGCTACGGCTATGCCGGCATCCACGATGACTTCGAGGGGCTCATCACCATCGGCTCCCCCGCGGACCTGGGGCGGGGCTTCTTCCTGCTGAAGGCGCTGGCGTTGAGCGCACCGGCGCTCGCCGGGCTGGTGGACATGACCCTGGAGGGCGTGAACGCGCAGCGCAAGCTGAGCCACCTGGGCCTGTCCGCGCTGGCCCGCGGGGCGGGGTGGGTGAGCCGGGAGCTGGGCCAGCGCCTGTCTCCCCGGACGCAGCCCAACGCGGCGAGCTTCCAGTATGTGCCCGTGGATGCCTGGCTGAAGTACGCGGAGAAACAGCTCGCCCGCGCCGAAGGGCATGAGCTCTACGAGCGCCTGGCGGCCCGGATCAACCGGTTGAGCAACCCCGCCCGCGTGAGCGCCCAGGACATCCGCTGGCTGCTGCGCGAGGGCGGTGAGCGCGAGCCGCGCAAGGTGCTGGAGCAGTTTGCCCGGTGGATCCGGCGCGGGGAGATGGTCTGCTACCGCACCGACTACGACTTCAAGCGGGGCTTCTCGAAGATCAAGATCCCCATGGCCATCATCTTTGGGGACATGGATCCGCTGGCCTCGGTGGAGTCCACCCGGAGTGTGTACCGGGCGGCCCAGAGCGAGTACCTGCTGTGGCGCCCGGTGAAGGGCAACAGCCACGTCGAGCTGACCATGGGGCACGACATCCGGCAGATCTGCTACGACATCAAGAACCTCATCGAGTACGCGCGAACCCACCGTGCCCACGCGCCGGTGCTTCCGCGGATTCGGTGA
- a CDS encoding bifunctional folylpolyglutamate synthase/dihydrofolate synthase: MERVREALAALGHPERRFPSLHVAGTNGKGSTCAFATAALRAAGHRVGLYTSPHLMRVNERFQVDGADISDEVLGQRILEVLARYPEAAHTPAPLTYFEFATVVALWHFAQEAVSVAVMETGLGGRLDATNTVSPLVTVITPVSFDHMEYLGNTLEAIAGEKAGILKPGVPAVISQQEPEAWQAIVRRADEKGAPVLREDRDFTLEAQPDGTFTYRGPRYRHLEGLSLALRGPHQRQNAAVALAALEQLDARGLAVPAEAARAGLASARWPGRLEELGSRPAVVLDGAHNPAGMKVLLASLDALYPGRALHAVFGVVGDKDRGPMMRGLFPRCASVHLTPLDSPRSLAPERYLHEAQALCGNVYAHASLDDALAGAMAQAQAEDLVLGTGSLFLIGAIRSRLMRNLGAIQRQS, translated from the coding sequence CTGGAGCGGGTGCGCGAGGCGCTCGCCGCCCTGGGCCACCCGGAGCGGCGCTTCCCGTCGCTTCACGTCGCGGGCACCAACGGCAAGGGCAGCACCTGTGCCTTCGCCACGGCGGCCCTGCGCGCCGCCGGGCACCGGGTGGGGCTCTACACGTCGCCCCACCTGATGCGCGTCAACGAGCGCTTCCAGGTGGACGGTGCCGACATCTCCGATGAGGTGCTGGGCCAGCGCATCCTGGAGGTGCTGGCGCGCTACCCGGAGGCCGCGCACACGCCCGCGCCCCTCACGTACTTCGAGTTCGCCACGGTGGTGGCGCTCTGGCACTTCGCCCAGGAGGCCGTCTCGGTGGCCGTGATGGAGACGGGCCTCGGCGGGCGCCTGGATGCCACCAACACCGTCTCGCCGCTCGTCACGGTGATTACCCCCGTCTCCTTCGATCACATGGAGTACCTGGGCAACACCCTGGAGGCCATCGCGGGCGAGAAGGCGGGAATCCTCAAGCCGGGGGTTCCCGCGGTGATCAGCCAGCAGGAGCCCGAGGCGTGGCAGGCGATCGTCCGCCGGGCGGACGAGAAGGGGGCGCCGGTGCTGCGGGAGGACAGGGACTTCACCCTGGAGGCGCAACCGGACGGCACGTTCACCTACCGGGGGCCGCGATACCGCCACCTGGAAGGCCTCTCGCTGGCCCTGAGAGGCCCCCACCAGCGCCAGAACGCGGCGGTGGCCCTCGCGGCGCTGGAGCAACTCGATGCGCGGGGCCTCGCAGTGCCCGCGGAAGCGGCCCGGGCGGGGCTGGCCTCCGCGCGCTGGCCGGGACGGCTGGAGGAGCTGGGCAGCCGGCCGGCCGTGGTGCTGGATGGCGCCCACAACCCCGCGGGCATGAAGGTGTTGCTTGCCTCGCTGGATGCCCTGTATCCGGGCCGCGCGCTCCACGCCGTGTTCGGCGTGGTGGGTGACAAGGACCGGGGGCCGATGATGCGGGGCCTGTTCCCCCGGTGTGCGTCCGTCCACCTGACGCCCCTGGACTCCCCCCGCTCGCTGGCGCCCGAGCGCTACCTGCACGAGGCCCAGGCCCTCTGTGGGAATGTGTATGCCCACGCCTCCTTGGACGACGCCCTGGCAGGCGCCATGGCTCAGGCGCAGGCGGAAGATCTCGTCCTGGGTACGGGCTCTCTGTTTCTCATCGGTGCCATTCGCTCTCGCCTGATGAGAAACCTTGGCGCGATACAGCGGCAGTCATAA
- the accD gene encoding acetyl-CoA carboxylase, carboxyltransferase subunit beta, whose amino-acid sequence MAWFSKKPRIAARQEPAEEQAPSRMQGLWAKCENCDEIIYRQELEKNIMVCPHCEHHHPWQARARLAGLLDSGSFEEFDKELEPQDPLGFSDSKKYKDRLKSTRKSLDENDAFISGVGRIDGTPVSVGCFVFEFMGGSMGSVVGEKVTRVFERAYELKYPALIFSASGGARMQEGIFSLMQMAKTSAAIARFRNGNKPYVSVLLHPTTGGVAASFAWLGDIILAEPKALIGFAGPRVIEQTIRQKLPEGFQRSEFLLEHGMIDAIVPRKEMRSRLSQLLRMVG is encoded by the coding sequence ATGGCCTGGTTCTCCAAGAAGCCCCGTATCGCCGCCCGCCAGGAGCCCGCCGAGGAGCAAGCGCCTTCTCGAATGCAGGGCCTGTGGGCCAAGTGCGAAAACTGCGACGAAATCATCTACCGGCAAGAGCTGGAGAAGAACATCATGGTGTGCCCGCACTGCGAGCACCACCATCCCTGGCAGGCGCGCGCCCGGCTGGCGGGGCTGCTGGACTCCGGCAGCTTCGAGGAGTTCGACAAGGAGCTGGAGCCCCAGGATCCGCTCGGGTTCAGCGACTCCAAGAAGTACAAGGACCGGCTGAAGTCCACGCGCAAGAGCCTCGACGAGAATGACGCGTTCATCTCCGGCGTGGGCCGCATCGACGGCACCCCGGTGTCGGTGGGCTGCTTCGTGTTCGAGTTCATGGGCGGCTCCATGGGCTCGGTGGTGGGCGAGAAGGTGACGCGCGTCTTCGAGCGCGCGTACGAGCTGAAGTACCCCGCGCTCATCTTCTCGGCCTCGGGTGGCGCCCGCATGCAGGAGGGCATCTTCTCGCTCATGCAGATGGCCAAGACGTCCGCGGCCATCGCCCGCTTCCGCAACGGCAACAAGCCCTACGTCTCCGTGCTGCTGCACCCGACGACGGGCGGCGTGGCCGCGTCCTTCGCCTGGCTGGGGGACATCATCCTCGCCGAGCCCAAGGCGCTCATCGGCTTCGCGGGCCCGCGCGTCATCGAGCAGACCATCCGCCAGAAGCTCCCCGAGGGCTTCCAGCGCTCCGAGTTCCTGCTGGAGCACGGGATGATCGACGCCATCGTGCCGCGCAAGGAGATGCGCTCGCGGCTGAGCCAGCTGCTGCGCATGGTGGGCTGA
- a CDS encoding MBL fold metallo-hydrolase: MKLKVLGCHGGELLSCRTTCFLLDEVLALDAGALTGTLTLEQLCKVDDILVGHSHFDHTKDLPLLADLVIGRREHPVTIHASRECARALRHSMFNNELWPDFTRIPTRKAPVLRIKTFRAGSTFQIGPYTVQSVPVSHPVESCGFIISRGKTAVAMSGDTGPTDRLWKALNATKNLKALLVETSFPNALQQLADLSGHLTPQTLQAELAKFNRNGAEVLLYHLKPAFVGQLKRELAGLPVEILELGDSFEF, encoded by the coding sequence GTGAAGCTGAAAGTCCTCGGCTGTCACGGTGGCGAACTGCTCTCGTGCCGGACCACCTGCTTCCTCCTCGATGAGGTGCTCGCGCTGGACGCGGGCGCCCTGACGGGCACGCTCACGCTCGAGCAGCTGTGCAAGGTGGACGACATCCTCGTGGGGCACAGCCACTTCGACCACACCAAGGACCTGCCGCTGCTGGCGGACCTGGTCATCGGCCGGCGTGAGCACCCCGTCACCATCCATGCCTCGCGGGAGTGCGCCCGGGCGCTGCGCCACTCCATGTTCAACAACGAGCTGTGGCCGGACTTCACCCGGATCCCCACGCGCAAGGCGCCCGTGCTGCGCATCAAGACGTTCCGCGCGGGCAGCACCTTCCAGATTGGCCCCTACACGGTGCAGTCCGTGCCGGTGAGCCACCCGGTGGAGTCCTGCGGCTTCATCATCTCCCGGGGCAAAACGGCCGTGGCCATGAGCGGGGACACCGGCCCCACGGACCGGCTCTGGAAGGCGCTCAACGCGACGAAGAACCTCAAGGCGCTGCTGGTGGAGACGAGCTTCCCCAACGCCCTGCAGCAACTGGCGGACCTGTCCGGGCACCTGACGCCGCAGACGCTCCAGGCGGAGCTGGCCAAGTTCAACCGGAACGGGGCCGAGGTGCTCTTGTACCACCTCAAGCCCGCCTTCGTGGGCCAGCTCAAGCGGGAGCTGGCGGGGCTGCCGGTGGAAATCCTGGAGCTGGGGGACAGTTTCGAGTTCTGA
- a CDS encoding Crp/Fnr family transcriptional regulator — translation MGAEETLFQRFGQEFPKGTVLFQEGEPGKDMFVLQSGKITISKKVREVEKHLAVLGPGEFFGEMAIISNKPRNATATVTEDAKLLVIDSKTFEGMIRGNSEIAVRMIKKLAERLSEMSAQIENLMHSDPASRVVHQILHACQSRGRPVEDGLEVDFNPRELPQQLGVGEPAIRLMLSRLERSGLVERKGDSLIVYDTARLHDFLQYLEMKWKFGDL, via the coding sequence ATGGGCGCCGAGGAAACCCTTTTTCAGCGGTTCGGACAGGAATTCCCCAAGGGCACGGTCCTCTTCCAAGAGGGCGAGCCTGGCAAGGACATGTTCGTCTTGCAGTCCGGGAAGATCACCATCTCCAAGAAGGTGCGCGAGGTGGAGAAGCACCTCGCCGTGCTGGGCCCGGGCGAGTTCTTCGGGGAGATGGCCATCATCTCCAACAAGCCGCGCAACGCCACCGCCACGGTGACGGAGGACGCGAAGCTCCTGGTCATCGACTCGAAGACCTTCGAGGGGATGATCCGCGGCAACTCGGAGATCGCCGTGCGGATGATCAAGAAGCTGGCCGAGCGGCTCTCGGAGATGTCCGCGCAGATCGAGAACCTGATGCACTCGGACCCCGCCAGCCGGGTGGTGCACCAGATTCTCCACGCCTGCCAGTCCCGGGGGCGCCCCGTGGAGGATGGCCTCGAGGTGGACTTCAACCCGCGCGAGCTGCCCCAGCAGCTCGGGGTGGGCGAGCCAGCGATCCGGCTCATGCTCAGCCGCCTGGAGCGCTCGGGCCTCGTCGAACGCAAGGGTGACAGCCTCATCGTGTATGACACGGCCCGGCTGCACGACTTCCTCCAGTATCTGGAGATGAAGTGGAAGTTCGGAGACCTCTAG
- the purM gene encoding phosphoribosylformylglycinamidine cyclo-ligase — protein sequence MTTYKQSGVDIEAGDAFVERIKPYAARTVRPEVVSGVGGFGGLFALPPGKYREPVLVSGTDGVGTKLKVAFLAGRHGTVGVDLVAMSVNDILTCGAEPLFFLDYFATSRLEVDAASEVVKGIALGCEQAGCTLLGGETAEMPGFYGRGEYDLAGFCVGVVERSELIDGRTIAPGDVLIGLPSSGLHSNGYSLARKVLLDDRKLSLDATPEGLDRPLAEALLEPTRIYVKDIQALLKVVKVKGMAHITGSGIPGNLPRCLPDGTRAVLSEKAWQRPALFDVIARLGGVPRDEMFSTFNMGLGFIVVVAQQDAATALSTLNARGVKATQVGRVEQGQGEATAVIEP from the coding sequence GTGACGACCTACAAGCAATCCGGAGTGGACATCGAGGCGGGAGACGCGTTCGTCGAGCGCATCAAGCCCTATGCCGCGCGCACGGTACGCCCGGAGGTGGTGTCCGGGGTGGGTGGCTTCGGCGGCCTGTTCGCCCTTCCCCCGGGGAAGTACCGGGAGCCCGTGCTGGTGTCCGGCACGGACGGGGTGGGCACGAAGCTGAAGGTGGCCTTCCTGGCGGGCCGCCACGGCACCGTGGGCGTGGACCTGGTGGCCATGTCGGTGAACGACATCCTCACCTGCGGCGCCGAGCCCCTGTTCTTCCTGGACTACTTCGCCACCTCGCGGCTGGAGGTGGACGCGGCCTCCGAGGTGGTCAAGGGCATCGCGCTCGGGTGCGAGCAGGCCGGGTGCACGCTGCTGGGCGGCGAGACGGCCGAGATGCCGGGCTTCTACGGGCGGGGGGAGTATGATCTCGCCGGCTTCTGCGTGGGCGTGGTGGAGCGCTCGGAGCTCATCGACGGGCGCACCATCGCCCCCGGCGATGTGCTCATCGGCCTGCCCTCCTCCGGACTGCACTCCAATGGCTACTCGCTGGCCCGCAAGGTGCTCCTGGACGACCGGAAGCTCTCCCTGGACGCCACGCCCGAGGGGCTGGACCGGCCCCTGGCGGAGGCCCTGCTGGAGCCCACGCGCATCTACGTGAAGGACATACAGGCCCTGCTGAAGGTAGTGAAGGTGAAGGGGATGGCGCACATCACCGGCAGTGGGATTCCGGGCAACCTGCCCCGGTGCCTGCCGGACGGGACGCGCGCGGTGCTGAGCGAGAAGGCGTGGCAGCGCCCCGCGCTGTTCGACGTCATCGCCCGGCTGGGGGGCGTGCCCCGGGACGAGATGTTCTCCACCTTTAATATGGGGCTGGGCTTCATCGTGGTGGTGGCCCAGCAGGACGCGGCCACGGCGCTGAGCACGTTGAACGCGCGCGGGGTGAAGGCCACCCAAGTCGGCCGGGTGGAGCAGGGCCAGGGCGAGGCCACGGCGGTCATCGAGCCATGA
- the purN gene encoding phosphoribosylglycinamide formyltransferase, which produces MSAGRARLGVLVSGSGSNLQALLDACARADYPAEVACVVSNVPTAYALERARRAGVPAMALDSKAAGSRGAFEQSLLETLRAANVEWVCLAGFMRLLSADFLTGFPGRVLNIHPSLLPSFPGLHAQRQALERGVKVAGCTVHFVDAGTDTGPIVAQAAVPVLPDDDEASLSARILAEEHKLFPLAVRLAVTGKVSLEGGRTRVAAPPATEGLCLHNPGMTR; this is translated from the coding sequence ATGAGCGCGGGGCGGGCGCGGCTCGGGGTGCTCGTGTCCGGCAGCGGCAGCAACCTGCAGGCGCTGCTCGATGCATGCGCGCGCGCGGACTACCCCGCGGAAGTCGCGTGCGTGGTGTCCAACGTGCCCACCGCGTACGCGCTGGAGCGGGCGCGCCGCGCGGGCGTGCCGGCGATGGCCCTGGACTCCAAGGCGGCGGGCTCCCGGGGGGCGTTCGAGCAGTCCCTCCTGGAGACGCTGCGGGCGGCGAACGTGGAGTGGGTGTGCCTGGCGGGCTTCATGCGGCTGCTGAGCGCGGACTTCCTGACGGGCTTTCCGGGGCGGGTGCTGAACATCCACCCTTCCCTGCTGCCCTCCTTCCCGGGGCTCCATGCCCAGCGCCAGGCGCTGGAGCGCGGGGTGAAAGTGGCCGGGTGCACGGTGCACTTCGTGGATGCGGGCACGGACACGGGCCCCATCGTCGCGCAGGCAGCGGTCCCCGTGCTGCCGGACGATGACGAGGCGAGCCTGAGCGCCCGCATCCTCGCGGAGGAGCACAAGCTCTTCCCGCTCGCGGTGCGGCTGGCCGTGACGGGCAAGGTCTCCCTGGAGGGCGGCCGCACGCGCGTGGCGGCGCCTCCCGCGACGGAGGGGCTGTGCCTGCACAACCCCGGGATGACGCGGTGA
- a CDS encoding DUF523 domain-containing protein, giving the protein MTREERRAALKEARVVLVSACLLGQACRYDGQSKGSGRVLQALEGKEVVPLCPETGAGLGTPRPAVVLRGGTGEAVLAGQAQAVERESGRDQTAAFRRGAELALEAARRFGATVALLKERSPSCGTQGTYVGEQLVQGRGVTAARLHAAGILTVSDEDL; this is encoded by the coding sequence GTGACGCGGGAAGAACGGCGGGCGGCGCTGAAGGAGGCCCGGGTGGTGCTGGTGAGCGCCTGCCTCCTGGGCCAGGCGTGCCGCTACGACGGCCAGTCGAAGGGCTCGGGCCGGGTGCTCCAGGCCCTGGAGGGCAAGGAGGTGGTGCCCCTCTGCCCGGAGACCGGCGCGGGGCTGGGCACGCCCCGGCCCGCGGTGGTGCTGCGCGGCGGCACCGGCGAGGCCGTGCTGGCCGGACAGGCCCAGGCGGTGGAGCGGGAGTCCGGCCGGGATCAAACGGCGGCGTTCCGGCGCGGGGCGGAGCTGGCGCTGGAGGCGGCGCGGCGCTTCGGCGCCACGGTGGCCCTGCTCAAGGAGCGCAGCCCCTCTTGCGGAACGCAGGGAACCTACGTGGGCGAGCAGCTCGTGCAGGGCCGGGGCGTCACCGCCGCGCGGCTGCACGCCGCGGGCATCCTCACCGTCAGCGACGAGGACTTGTAG
- a CDS encoding LysR family transcriptional regulator, with the protein MVRLEDLQVFVAAVEAGSFSAASRVLNLTPAVASTAMKRLERELDVRLFVRSTRSLRLTDEGERYLSHARLALKALEDGRMTVARKKGGLTGILKLSVPSDFGRNVLLPWLDEFQDQFPKLTVQMRVSDRVADLYRQPVDVAIRYGVLEDSTLVSQPLAPTNRRVLCAAPAYLARHGAPESLEGLRRHNCLRFTLGDVVHDRWAFHGPQGAEVITVDGNRFCDDADVVRRWALAGQGLVYKSFLDLAGDLQAGRLVPVLPEYRGEATPLHLVCAHRSLLSPAVARLRDFLKARCEALLATMEPLLSPPTSPRR; encoded by the coding sequence ATGGTCCGACTCGAAGACCTCCAGGTGTTCGTCGCGGCAGTGGAGGCGGGCAGCTTCTCGGCCGCCTCCCGCGTGCTGAACCTGACGCCGGCGGTGGCCAGCACGGCCATGAAGCGGCTGGAGCGAGAGCTCGATGTCCGCCTCTTCGTCCGCTCCACCCGCAGCCTGCGCCTGACCGATGAAGGGGAGCGCTACCTCTCGCACGCGCGGCTCGCGCTGAAGGCCCTCGAGGATGGCCGCATGACGGTGGCCCGGAAGAAGGGCGGCCTGACCGGGATCCTCAAGCTGTCGGTGCCCTCGGACTTCGGGCGCAACGTGCTGCTGCCGTGGCTGGACGAGTTCCAGGATCAGTTTCCGAAGCTCACCGTGCAGATGCGGGTCAGCGATCGCGTGGCGGACCTGTACCGCCAGCCGGTGGATGTCGCCATCCGCTACGGCGTGCTGGAGGACTCCACGCTGGTGTCACAGCCGCTCGCGCCCACCAACCGCCGGGTGTTGTGCGCGGCCCCGGCCTACCTCGCGCGCCATGGCGCTCCCGAGTCCCTGGAGGGGCTGCGCCGCCACAACTGCCTCCGGTTCACGCTGGGGGACGTGGTGCATGACCGCTGGGCCTTTCATGGGCCCCAGGGCGCCGAGGTCATCACCGTGGATGGCAACCGGTTCTGCGACGATGCCGACGTGGTCCGCCGCTGGGCCCTGGCGGGGCAGGGGCTCGTCTACAAGTCGTTCCTGGACCTGGCGGGGGATCTGCAGGCCGGGCGCCTGGTGCCCGTGCTGCCCGAGTACCGGGGCGAGGCCACACCGCTTCACCTCGTCTGCGCGCACCGCTCGCTGCTCTCGCCCGCGGTGGCCCGGCTGCGCGACTTCCTGAAGGCTCGCTGCGAGGCGTTGCTCGCCACGATGGAGCCCCTGCTGTCGCCCCCTACAAGTCCTCGTCGCTGA
- a CDS encoding L-dopachrome tautomerase-related protein has protein sequence MKTLLSLGAALALLGSPLAPQAHAAPPTLAIAAESREMIWNGVAVDDQGRVLVSGPRWTGSKGPSVAEIDAKGKPVPFPDAAWNDWQPGKDPSQGFINVNAIHRDPNNGLWVIDTGASGFGGTVIPGGAKLVRIDLKTRKVARVYVLGPEVATENSYVDDIRFHGQQAYLTDAGRPGIIVLNVETGAARRVLDNSPFTSAPGNRPITVGGKTVLAPDGQPLKVNADPLELSPDGRWFYFAPLEGPLYRIETRWLEDTSLDAATLASKVEKWFDLPPVGGTAMDAQGNLYFTELATHSLRKLTPDRRVETVVTDPRLHWTDAPFLDRKGSIWLPVPQMDRVGLFNNKESKIEWPIRLYRLDLPKP, from the coding sequence ATGAAAACGCTTCTCTCTCTCGGCGCAGCGCTCGCCCTTCTTGGCAGTCCCCTCGCTCCCCAGGCCCATGCGGCCCCGCCCACCCTGGCCATCGCCGCGGAGAGCCGCGAGATGATCTGGAATGGCGTCGCCGTGGACGACCAGGGCCGGGTGCTGGTCAGTGGCCCCCGCTGGACCGGCTCCAAGGGCCCCTCCGTGGCGGAGATCGACGCCAAGGGCAAGCCCGTGCCCTTCCCGGATGCGGCCTGGAACGACTGGCAACCCGGCAAGGACCCCAGCCAGGGGTTCATCAACGTCAACGCCATCCACCGGGACCCGAACAACGGCCTCTGGGTCATCGACACGGGCGCCTCGGGCTTCGGCGGCACCGTGATTCCGGGCGGCGCCAAGCTTGTCCGCATCGACCTGAAGACGCGGAAGGTCGCGCGGGTCTATGTCCTGGGGCCCGAGGTCGCGACGGAGAACAGCTACGTCGATGACATCCGCTTCCACGGCCAGCAGGCCTATCTCACCGACGCGGGCCGCCCGGGCATCATCGTGCTGAACGTGGAGACCGGCGCGGCCCGGCGCGTCCTGGACAACAGCCCCTTCACCTCCGCCCCCGGCAACCGCCCCATCACGGTCGGCGGCAAGACGGTCCTCGCCCCGGATGGCCAGCCGCTCAAGGTCAACGCGGATCCGCTGGAGCTCAGCCCGGATGGGCGCTGGTTCTACTTCGCGCCGCTCGAAGGGCCGCTGTATCGCATCGAGACGCGCTGGCTGGAGGACACCAGCCTCGACGCCGCCACGCTGGCCTCCAAGGTGGAGAAGTGGTTCGACCTGCCCCCGGTGGGCGGCACCGCCATGGACGCCCAGGGCAACCTCTACTTCACCGAGCTGGCCACCCACAGCCTGCGCAAGCTGACCCCGGACCGCCGCGTGGAGACCGTCGTCACCGACCCGCGCCTGCACTGGACGGACGCGCCCTTTCTCGATCGCAAGGGCTCGATCTGGCTGCCCGTTCCCCAGATGGACCGGGTGGGGCTCTTCAACAACAAGGAGTCGAAGATCGAGTGGCCCATCCGCCTCTACCGCCTGGACCTGCCGAAGCCGTAG